One genomic segment of Ferrimonas sp. YFM includes these proteins:
- a CDS encoding cytochrome c3 family protein: protein MMSMDRRNALKNIIGITTCAAGATLVPSFANAAEEAWSLTPADLGTLAYAPIDPMKVAKLAYNQDVRNKGCMYQVFHALITALAESESPDAAKFAAIPTAMSVYGSGGIFGQGTICGNNNAAGMFFKLINIKGESASAHLASVSAYYEQTALPLNSAEFLAGVKDDRDTDLTPEVFATKVGEPTIAKSLLCHASLTRWADANDMAIKDKGMRCQLLSASMAYKIAEILNTAYEAGDMSVFPGKTPATTGCSSCHNTASTTVPSVMAGMECDTCHGND, encoded by the coding sequence ATGATGAGTATGGACCGTAGAAACGCACTGAAAAACATTATTGGTATCACCACCTGCGCCGCTGGTGCGACTCTGGTACCTTCCTTCGCCAACGCTGCTGAAGAAGCATGGAGCCTGACCCCAGCCGATCTGGGCACCCTGGCTTACGCGCCCATCGACCCTATGAAGGTTGCTAAGCTTGCCTACAACCAAGACGTACGTAATAAGGGTTGTATGTATCAGGTGTTCCACGCACTGATCACCGCACTGGCTGAATCTGAAAGCCCTGATGCTGCTAAGTTCGCCGCAATTCCTACCGCCATGTCTGTATATGGCTCCGGTGGTATCTTCGGCCAGGGCACTATCTGTGGTAACAACAATGCCGCTGGTATGTTCTTCAAGCTGATCAATATCAAGGGTGAGTCTGCTTCCGCCCATCTGGCCAGCGTTTCAGCATACTACGAGCAAACTGCTCTGCCTTTGAACAGCGCTGAGTTCCTTGCTGGTGTGAAAGATGACCGTGATACTGACCTTACTCCTGAAGTGTTTGCTACAAAAGTTGGTGAGCCTACTATCGCCAAGAGCCTGCTGTGTCACGCGTCTCTGACCCGTTGGGCTGACGCCAATGACATGGCCATTAAGGACAAGGGTATGCGTTGTCAGCTGCTGTCTGCTTCCATGGCCTATAAGATCGCCGAGATCTTGAACACTGCTTATGAAGCCGGTGATATGTCTGTATTCCCAGGCAAGACTCCAGCGACTACCGGCTGCTCTAGCTGCCACAACACCGCTTCTACCACTGTTCCTTCCGTGATGGCCGGCATGGAGTGCGATACCTGCCACGGTAACGACTAA
- a CDS encoding glycosyltransferase family 4 protein: protein MLPTIKLVLDGRHYGGIEAHVCQLYHRLKLSGRKVEVVLISSYPESSFILQLKMQKVAFIELNGRWHHKLSQLKRHHQQGVLHAHGYKASILCRMATLGSGRPCVTTFHNGDPGKGKLALYLWADLQSSSLSLNLAVSRAIQHRVGGDCRLIRNWVSRPTVCKSRFGRPFTLGFVGRLCADKGFDRFVALSRALPQYRWHSFGDGEMVSLIKGSAIVHHGQVADMPRRLPELDALILTSRYEGLPMVALEAMACGVPVIAFDVGDLSQLVDNQVGTLVESGNMDAMTQAVIQMASHPAHRLAELSAKAKERIIHHWSGDDSLALCLSLYGQCSRDADDPDREARADLQG, encoded by the coding sequence ATGCTTCCCACCATCAAACTGGTCCTGGATGGCCGTCACTACGGCGGTATCGAGGCGCATGTCTGTCAGCTCTACCACAGGTTGAAGCTGTCGGGTCGTAAGGTTGAAGTGGTCCTTATCTCATCTTACCCAGAGTCTAGTTTCATTTTGCAACTCAAGATGCAAAAAGTTGCTTTTATTGAATTAAATGGTCGCTGGCACCATAAGCTGTCCCAATTGAAACGGCACCATCAGCAAGGGGTATTGCACGCACACGGCTACAAGGCATCCATATTGTGCCGCATGGCCACCCTGGGCAGCGGCCGCCCTTGTGTCACCACCTTTCATAACGGTGACCCCGGTAAGGGTAAACTGGCCCTGTACCTTTGGGCCGACCTGCAAAGCTCCTCCCTGAGCCTGAATCTGGCCGTGTCCCGGGCCATTCAGCACAGAGTCGGCGGCGATTGCCGGTTGATTCGTAACTGGGTCAGCCGGCCAACGGTTTGCAAAAGCCGTTTCGGGCGCCCCTTTACCCTGGGTTTCGTCGGTCGCCTGTGCGCGGACAAGGGCTTCGACCGTTTTGTCGCGCTTTCCCGAGCACTGCCTCAGTACCGTTGGCACAGTTTCGGAGATGGCGAGATGGTCAGTCTCATCAAAGGCAGCGCCATAGTGCATCATGGTCAGGTCGCTGATATGCCCCGCCGCCTGCCGGAACTGGACGCCCTCATCCTGACATCCAGATACGAAGGCCTGCCCATGGTGGCGCTGGAGGCCATGGCCTGTGGCGTTCCTGTTATCGCCTTCGACGTGGGTGACCTGTCGCAATTGGTGGATAACCAGGTAGGTACTCTGGTCGAGTCCGGTAACATGGACGCCATGACACAGGCAGTGATTCAGATGGCAAGCCATCCTGCTCATCGGTTAGCCGAATTGAGTGCCAAGGCCAAAGAGCGCATCATTCACCACTGGAGTGGCGACGACAGCCTCGCCCTGTGCCTGTCACTCTACGGTCAGTGTTCTCGAGATGCAGACGACCCTGACAGGGAGGCCAGGGCAGACCTGCAGGGTTAA
- a CDS encoding winged helix-turn-helix domain-containing protein, which translates to MDLGQYRFIPEQGCLQHMESGENKLLTRSELLVLTQLIENPGITLSKHELSCGDSDAPLISESAVVKAIFTIRHTLGEPAASCIHTVPKEGYQFVPLGQSESAPVKGEGKRLTPKFVRSMQILSVVAVLVVSIPLLYQTLSHHYQTPPLSTSIQEVHNDFGQMIEVEIVTSSQSNIKAMQKYADFLTNHFSSCVYSPWKKVKLALSHDQQMLNITMFGAGKSHDIRNMKISDFRATPEFINPSWLKQVSICE; encoded by the coding sequence ATGGATTTAGGACAGTACAGATTCATTCCGGAGCAGGGTTGCCTGCAGCATATGGAGTCTGGCGAAAATAAGCTGCTGACTCGCAGCGAGCTGTTGGTGTTAACCCAGTTGATTGAAAATCCGGGTATTACCCTCAGTAAGCATGAGCTCAGCTGTGGCGACAGCGACGCCCCGTTGATCAGTGAATCGGCGGTGGTCAAAGCGATCTTCACCATCAGGCATACCCTGGGTGAGCCCGCCGCCAGCTGCATCCACACCGTTCCCAAAGAGGGCTACCAGTTCGTGCCCCTGGGGCAGAGCGAGAGTGCCCCGGTTAAAGGAGAGGGCAAGCGCCTGACTCCGAAATTTGTCCGTAGCATGCAGATTCTGAGCGTGGTCGCCGTACTGGTGGTCTCCATTCCCCTGCTCTACCAGACTCTGAGCCATCATTATCAGACGCCACCGCTGTCCACCTCCATTCAGGAGGTTCACAACGATTTTGGCCAGATGATCGAGGTAGAGATCGTCACCAGCTCTCAGTCCAACATCAAGGCGATGCAGAAGTACGCTGACTTCCTTACCAACCACTTTTCCAGTTGTGTCTACTCCCCCTGGAAGAAGGTAAAGCTGGCGCTGTCCCACGATCAGCAGATGCTCAACATCACCATGTTTGGCGCGGGCAAGAGCCATGATATTCGAAACATGAAGATCAGCGACTTCAGGGCCACCCCAGAGTTCATTAATCCCAGTTGGCTAAAGCAGGTATCGATTTGTGAATAA
- a CDS encoding sigma-54 dependent transcriptional regulator, with product MAQSQHRVLLIEDTESLARVYQAYLKESSVSVEHVTTFAQAKESLVRQLPSLVLLDLHLPDQDGIELLRMLHNSGCTVPVIVITANSSVETAVEAMRLGAYDFVTKPVEARRLQVTVHNALNYYALNRLVDQLENRQARASFHQFVGASTSMQAVYQMIERSARSRATVFVLGESGTGKELCAEALHQESARKENPFIPLNCAAIPKELVESELFGHVKGAFTGAQKERQGAVMAANGGTLFLDEICEMELDLQAKLLRFLQTSTIQPVGSDERIKVDVRIVCASNRDPWKEVEEGRFREDLYYRLHVLPIHLPPLRQRGDDILLLAKRFLQAYGAEEGKRFVGFSRQAEWIMSKFGWPGNVRQLQNLMRQLAVIHPGGKVASEDLPPPLNKVACDEGSEGAAQFQWARPPQQAAVKERAEATVAVPEPQSLADIERQAIEEAIERCNGNITQAANLLEVSPSTIYRKMQVWQQA from the coding sequence ATGGCGCAGTCGCAACATCGCGTACTACTGATTGAAGACACCGAGTCGCTAGCTCGGGTGTATCAAGCCTATCTGAAAGAGAGCAGTGTCTCGGTGGAACATGTGACCACCTTTGCCCAGGCCAAAGAGAGCCTGGTCAGGCAACTGCCCTCCTTGGTTCTTCTGGACCTTCACCTTCCGGATCAGGATGGCATCGAGCTGCTGAGGATGCTGCACAACAGCGGCTGCACCGTGCCGGTTATTGTGATCACCGCCAACAGCTCTGTGGAAACCGCCGTGGAGGCGATGCGCCTCGGCGCCTACGATTTCGTCACCAAACCGGTGGAGGCCAGGCGCCTTCAGGTCACGGTTCACAACGCCCTGAACTACTACGCGCTCAACCGCCTCGTTGATCAGCTCGAAAACCGTCAGGCCAGAGCCAGTTTCCATCAGTTTGTCGGGGCCAGCACTTCGATGCAGGCGGTCTACCAGATGATTGAGCGCAGTGCCCGTAGCCGGGCGACGGTCTTTGTCCTGGGAGAAAGTGGCACGGGTAAGGAGTTGTGCGCCGAGGCGCTGCATCAGGAGTCGGCCCGCAAGGAGAACCCCTTTATTCCGCTGAATTGTGCGGCCATCCCCAAGGAGCTGGTGGAGAGTGAACTCTTTGGCCATGTGAAGGGGGCCTTTACCGGTGCTCAGAAGGAGCGGCAGGGGGCGGTGATGGCCGCCAACGGTGGTACCCTTTTCCTGGATGAGATCTGCGAGATGGAGCTGGATCTGCAGGCCAAGCTGCTGCGCTTCCTGCAAACCTCAACCATTCAGCCCGTTGGCAGTGACGAGCGAATCAAAGTGGACGTTCGCATCGTCTGCGCCAGCAACCGCGATCCCTGGAAAGAGGTAGAGGAGGGGCGTTTCCGTGAAGATCTCTATTACCGCTTGCATGTCCTGCCCATCCATCTGCCTCCCCTGAGGCAGAGGGGAGACGACATCCTTCTGTTGGCAAAGCGCTTTTTACAGGCCTATGGCGCCGAGGAGGGCAAACGCTTCGTCGGATTCAGCCGCCAGGCCGAGTGGATCATGAGCAAGTTTGGCTGGCCAGGGAATGTTCGTCAGCTGCAGAACCTGATGCGTCAACTGGCGGTGATTCACCCCGGGGGCAAGGTGGCCAGTGAAGATCTTCCGCCGCCGCTGAACAAGGTGGCCTGTGACGAGGGCTCAGAAGGCGCCGCCCAGTTTCAGTGGGCCCGCCCGCCACAGCAGGCGGCCGTTAAGGAGAGGGCAGAGGCGACCGTGGCGGTGCCCGAGCCTCAGTCTTTGGCCGACATCGAAAGGCAGGCCATTGAGGAGGCCATCGAACGGTGCAATGGCAATATCACCCAGGCGGCCAACCTGTTGGAGGTGAGCCCCTCCACCATCTATCGCAAGATGCAGGTGTGGCAACAGGCTTAG
- the torR gene encoding two-component system response regulator TorR yields MNQTGQRILVVEDDPVTQMRHAGYFQQAGYLVDTADSAAQMRERMAANQYELLLLDVNLPDEDGMMLTRILRSESNVGIILVTGRSDSVDKIVGLEMGADDYVTKPVEMRELLVRVKNLLWRMSLVKQDAPQLGDNSECQFAGWRFSTASRQLWRGEEQVKLTKAEFELLHAFVSHPQQVLPRERLLNLISHRVDAPNDRTVDVLVRRLRAKMEQGEGYPTLFVTVHGEGYLFGSAVTS; encoded by the coding sequence ATGAATCAGACAGGACAACGCATTCTGGTGGTGGAGGATGACCCGGTCACGCAGATGCGCCATGCCGGTTACTTTCAGCAGGCGGGTTACCTGGTGGATACCGCAGACAGTGCGGCGCAGATGCGGGAGCGCATGGCCGCCAACCAGTATGAGTTGCTGCTGCTTGATGTGAATCTGCCCGATGAAGACGGCATGATGCTGACCCGAATCCTACGCTCCGAGTCCAATGTTGGCATCATCCTGGTGACCGGCCGCTCTGATTCGGTGGATAAAATTGTTGGTCTCGAGATGGGCGCCGACGACTATGTCACCAAGCCGGTGGAGATGCGAGAGCTGCTGGTGAGGGTAAAGAACCTGTTGTGGCGCATGAGCCTGGTAAAACAGGATGCGCCCCAACTGGGTGACAACAGCGAATGCCAGTTCGCCGGCTGGCGCTTTTCAACCGCGAGCCGTCAGTTGTGGCGCGGTGAAGAGCAGGTCAAGCTGACCAAGGCGGAGTTTGAGTTGTTGCACGCCTTCGTGTCCCACCCCCAACAGGTGCTGCCCAGAGAACGCCTGCTCAACCTTATCTCCCACCGCGTCGACGCTCCTAACGATCGCACCGTAGATGTGCTGGTGCGAAGACTGCGAGCTAAGATGGAGCAGGGGGAGGGCTATCCAACTTTGTTTGTCACCGTCCACGGTGAAGGTTATCTGTTCGGCTCGGCGGTGACTTCGTAA
- a CDS encoding SLBB domain-containing protein, with protein sequence MRYLCLLVMMLVFFPVQAEEERRLKPGDSLMVLLPGEPDFDQPFQLDNQGKIRLPEAGRVALRGKTLEQAKVTIKLALSSVYLNLDQFDLELEAPQLLIRVLGYVDAPGEVLLPADGNVQMAIEAAGGLRPGAQLDRLQVQRGDEIIPFDYKAYLDSGNDRLLPPLKSEDRLFVPASPLTGNVEVNFDARSLIAGGDGAGKREAITLFGEVRNPGTFSIKGEMTLVDALMRAEGVTRYGDVSHIRVITENVPYLFDLKSYLDEGESKTLPPVGPGTLVYVPIQVDVVSNTQRTVYVMGEVQQPGAYETGDQVTFLDLLANAGGPTRFAETRNIRLLRQNQSVVEVDLLSYTESRQSAPLPAIEPGDVIFVPEKTDVNEKSWLKIPSDRAIKIVGAMNKPGRYEWDDAMSFLDLFAHAEGPKQHANLAEIEILKESGDKYVFDLDKFIKQGGSYAALPDLEAGDTVIVNELPWDPTDNKSSWIRQGPESSIYVFGQVESPGRYAFTSQLSFLDILAAADGPTDEADLGQIRITHRDGSQARVTQLNLARYFETGDESVLPKVLPGDTIFLPQRDRQWLEKPAEQVVRLMGAVNKPGRYSFDDTMNLLDLLAEAGGPKENAYIEKIIVVQHSCCEPQARVFDLKEFVLRPNYAQIPVLRPGDTVYVPDEEQSNWHVFINGVRDALSIVALVALGGAI encoded by the coding sequence ATGAGATACCTCTGTCTGCTTGTGATGATGCTGGTGTTCTTTCCTGTTCAGGCCGAAGAGGAGCGGCGCCTGAAGCCCGGCGACAGCCTGATGGTCCTGCTGCCTGGTGAGCCTGACTTCGACCAGCCGTTTCAGCTGGACAACCAGGGAAAGATCCGGCTGCCGGAAGCGGGCAGGGTGGCGCTGCGCGGCAAAACCCTGGAGCAGGCAAAGGTGACCATCAAACTGGCCCTGTCCAGTGTCTACCTCAACCTGGACCAGTTTGATCTTGAGCTCGAAGCCCCTCAACTGCTGATTCGGGTGCTGGGTTATGTGGATGCACCGGGGGAGGTGCTGCTGCCCGCCGACGGCAATGTGCAGATGGCCATCGAAGCCGCCGGGGGCCTGCGTCCCGGTGCCCAGCTGGACCGCCTCCAGGTTCAGCGAGGTGACGAGATCATCCCCTTCGATTACAAGGCGTACCTGGACAGCGGTAACGACCGTCTGCTGCCCCCACTGAAAAGTGAGGATCGTCTGTTTGTGCCGGCCTCTCCGTTGACTGGAAACGTTGAAGTGAATTTTGATGCCCGGTCATTGATCGCCGGTGGGGATGGGGCGGGTAAGCGCGAGGCCATTACCCTGTTTGGCGAGGTGCGTAATCCCGGCACCTTCTCCATCAAGGGGGAGATGACCCTGGTGGATGCGCTGATGCGGGCGGAAGGGGTGACCCGCTATGGCGACGTCAGCCACATCCGGGTGATCACCGAAAACGTTCCCTACCTGTTCGATCTGAAAAGTTATCTGGACGAAGGGGAGTCCAAAACCCTGCCGCCGGTGGGGCCTGGTACCCTGGTGTATGTGCCCATTCAGGTGGACGTGGTGTCCAACACCCAGAGGACGGTGTATGTGATGGGTGAGGTTCAGCAGCCGGGCGCCTATGAGACCGGCGATCAGGTGACCTTCCTGGATCTGCTGGCCAATGCCGGGGGCCCGACCCGCTTCGCCGAAACCCGTAACATCCGCCTGCTGCGCCAGAACCAGAGTGTGGTGGAGGTGGATCTGCTCTCTTACACCGAAAGCCGTCAGAGTGCGCCTCTGCCCGCCATCGAGCCCGGTGACGTCATCTTCGTGCCAGAGAAAACCGACGTTAACGAAAAATCCTGGCTGAAGATCCCCTCGGATCGGGCGATCAAGATCGTCGGCGCCATGAACAAACCCGGCCGCTATGAGTGGGACGACGCCATGTCCTTCCTGGACCTGTTTGCCCATGCGGAGGGGCCCAAACAACACGCCAACCTGGCGGAGATTGAAATCCTCAAGGAGAGTGGCGACAAGTACGTGTTCGACCTGGACAAGTTCATCAAGCAGGGGGGCAGCTATGCCGCGCTGCCGGACCTGGAAGCGGGGGACACCGTCATCGTCAACGAACTGCCTTGGGATCCCACGGACAACAAGTCTTCCTGGATTCGACAAGGGCCGGAAAGTTCCATCTATGTGTTCGGTCAGGTGGAGTCCCCCGGTCGTTACGCCTTTACCTCGCAGCTGAGCTTCCTGGACATCCTGGCCGCGGCGGATGGCCCCACAGATGAGGCGGATCTGGGGCAGATACGCATCACCCACAGAGATGGCAGCCAGGCCAGGGTGACTCAGCTGAATCTCGCCCGCTATTTCGAAACCGGTGATGAGAGTGTGCTGCCCAAGGTGTTGCCTGGGGACACCATCTTCCTGCCCCAGAGAGACAGGCAGTGGCTGGAGAAACCCGCAGAGCAGGTGGTGCGCCTGATGGGGGCGGTGAACAAACCGGGCCGCTACAGTTTCGACGACACCATGAACCTGCTGGATCTGCTGGCTGAAGCCGGTGGCCCTAAGGAGAACGCCTACATCGAAAAGATCATCGTGGTTCAGCACAGCTGTTGTGAGCCTCAGGCCAGGGTGTTTGATCTCAAGGAGTTTGTCCTTCGGCCTAACTATGCGCAGATCCCTGTGCTGCGCCCCGGAGATACCGTGTACGTTCCGGATGAGGAGCAGTCCAACTGGCACGTCTTTATCAATGGCGTTCGTGATGCCCTGAGCATCGTTGCCCTGGTTGCCCTGGGAGGTGCCATATGA
- the yvcK gene encoding uridine diphosphate-N-acetylglucosamine-binding protein YvcK translates to MNVVAMGGGHGLSRVLQALSPYPMNLSAIIATTDNGGSTGRLRENFGGIAFGDIRNCLSSLVSADHLGRLLLDFRFDEQSELNGHNLGNLMLQALDSLCVRPSDAVELLCRLLEVPHALIPMAELPTQLKAGYQDGSIRVGEVEIDGAAMLPNELSLYPRVPACDEALEQLKRADMVVIGPGSIITSLAPPLLVPEIRQALLQRQVPLVMIANLAPEHGAVGECAPEQQRELLHTLTGIKVDLLLCNGESDDQDSHTQYRPLAPLDSPYHSPVLLGQALHEIIQADSNPSR, encoded by the coding sequence ATGAACGTTGTAGCCATGGGCGGAGGCCACGGTCTCAGCCGGGTTTTACAGGCCCTCTCCCCCTACCCTATGAATCTGTCCGCCATTATCGCCACCACAGACAACGGCGGCTCAACCGGGCGCCTGAGGGAAAACTTTGGCGGCATCGCCTTCGGAGACATCAGGAACTGCCTGAGCAGCCTGGTGAGCGCGGATCATCTCGGCAGACTGCTTCTGGACTTCAGATTCGATGAACAATCCGAGCTCAACGGTCACAACCTGGGCAACCTTATGTTGCAAGCCCTGGACAGCCTTTGCGTGCGCCCCAGCGATGCGGTTGAACTTCTGTGCCGCCTTCTGGAAGTACCCCACGCCCTTATCCCCATGGCTGAACTGCCAACCCAGCTGAAAGCCGGCTATCAGGACGGCAGCATCAGAGTGGGCGAAGTGGAGATCGATGGCGCCGCCATGCTGCCAAATGAACTCAGCCTCTATCCCAGGGTACCGGCCTGTGACGAAGCCCTGGAGCAACTCAAGCGCGCCGACATGGTGGTGATTGGCCCCGGCAGCATCATCACCAGCCTGGCACCGCCACTGCTGGTGCCGGAGATACGCCAGGCATTGCTGCAGAGGCAGGTTCCCCTGGTGATGATCGCGAATCTGGCGCCCGAACACGGCGCCGTCGGTGAGTGTGCCCCGGAGCAGCAGAGAGAGCTTCTGCATACTCTGACGGGCATCAAGGTGGATCTGTTGCTGTGCAACGGAGAATCAGATGATCAGGACAGTCACACCCAGTATCGCCCCCTGGCGCCACTGGACTCCCCTTATCACAGCCCTGTGCTTCTCGGCCAGGCACTGCATGAGATCATTCAGGCTGACTCCAACCCGTCCAGGTAG
- a CDS encoding OmpA family protein — protein MRALLAVVMLSGCAQWPEEGQGGMADEKTPWESYLNTPAFQQEQQQLRQRTVEAQMGLDLLRLRGSMACLPARQMQAELLLARVRGELAEGLFADASENMLILEDQVHRLGVRLNYVTAKLGCSATYRTSGSDTAGGQGDADKVMGLLHSEQFADDRSELLPEFRQRLARLATEMKAHPHWHLKIAGHADQRGSEQYNLALAGRRAQSVATYLQEHGVSPTQISVEAKGESQPVGDNSTRTGRLANRRVTLQLLQGESQSSQVALRHWDDESRRE, from the coding sequence ATGAGAGCATTGTTAGCCGTTGTCATGCTCAGTGGTTGTGCCCAGTGGCCCGAAGAGGGCCAGGGGGGCATGGCGGATGAGAAGACCCCCTGGGAAAGTTACTTGAATACACCGGCTTTCCAGCAAGAGCAGCAACAGTTGCGTCAGCGCACAGTGGAGGCGCAGATGGGGCTGGATCTGTTGCGATTGCGCGGCTCTATGGCTTGCCTGCCCGCCCGCCAGATGCAAGCCGAGCTGTTATTGGCCCGGGTCCGGGGGGAACTGGCGGAAGGGCTGTTTGCCGATGCGTCGGAAAACATGCTGATCCTAGAGGACCAGGTTCACCGCCTGGGTGTTCGCCTTAACTATGTCACCGCCAAGCTGGGGTGCAGCGCGACTTATCGCACGTCGGGCTCCGACACTGCTGGCGGCCAGGGTGATGCGGACAAGGTGATGGGTTTGCTCCATTCCGAGCAGTTTGCCGACGACCGCTCGGAACTGCTGCCGGAGTTTCGTCAGAGGTTGGCACGTCTGGCCACCGAGATGAAGGCCCATCCTCACTGGCACCTGAAGATTGCGGGTCATGCGGACCAGAGGGGCAGTGAGCAGTACAACCTGGCACTGGCCGGCCGGCGTGCTCAGTCTGTAGCCACCTATCTGCAAGAGCATGGCGTCAGCCCAACCCAGATCTCCGTTGAGGCCAAAGGCGAATCGCAGCCTGTGGGTGATAACAGCACCCGCACCGGTCGCCTGGCAAACCGGCGGGTCACCCTGCAACTGCTGCAAGGGGAATCGCAGTCCTCACAGGTGGCGCTGCGCCACTGGGATGATGAGTCGAGGAGAGAGTGA
- a CDS encoding Hpt domain-containing protein: protein MAVILNENSIRNLASDAGEDLLGELITVFIDEMGYRKTQVEEACLLYQYQELAHSIKGSALTFGAEALAELASVIERRAKGGDDLVKEQLPELVDCLVETRDRYQGYLDGLESA from the coding sequence ATGGCAGTGATTCTCAATGAAAACTCCATAAGGAACCTGGCCAGTGACGCCGGCGAGGATCTGCTTGGGGAGCTGATTACGGTGTTCATTGATGAGATGGGCTACAGAAAGACTCAGGTGGAAGAGGCTTGTTTGCTTTACCAGTATCAGGAGCTGGCCCACAGTATCAAAGGCTCCGCCCTGACCTTCGGCGCAGAAGCCCTGGCTGAGCTGGCCTCGGTGATCGAACGCCGCGCTAAAGGGGGGGACGATCTGGTGAAGGAGCAACTGCCCGAACTGGTCGACTGCCTGGTTGAGACTCGTGACCGGTATCAGGGCTACCTGGACGGGTTGGAGTCAGCCTGA
- a CDS encoding STAS domain-containing protein, translated as MAIQLDQTLAPTKVAAPQQFDIDHIGPIKESFEDLLMDSGQLVVVDLSQTDFIDSSGIGAIIYLFKRLKSQQRVLQLQGVHGQPKRILTMLRVDRAIPFVGGEVAA; from the coding sequence ATGGCTATTCAACTGGATCAGACATTGGCACCCACCAAGGTGGCTGCACCCCAGCAGTTCGATATCGACCACATAGGCCCCATCAAGGAGAGTTTTGAAGACCTGCTGATGGACAGCGGCCAGTTGGTGGTGGTTGATCTGTCCCAGACCGATTTCATCGACTCCTCCGGCATCGGCGCCATCATCTATCTGTTCAAGCGCCTCAAGAGTCAACAACGTGTCCTTCAGCTTCAGGGCGTCCATGGCCAGCCCAAGCGCATCCTGACCATGCTCCGGGTCGACAGGGCCATCCCCTTTGTTGGCGGAGAGGTGGCGGCATGA
- the torT gene encoding TMAO reductase system periplasmic protein TorT has product MLTPSRAALFATLFLASKPLYAAPFKVCALYPHLKDSYWISVNQGMAERAKEYGMALKVMEAGGYANQDTQVEQFYKCQAWGADLVLLGSVSYQIDPRIKSQFNKTPTLAVINQVEPDSVIATVGVSWYEMGKNLGLFINSRFKPNSRVKTLIMYGPRGRGGNQFINKGVSDAVEPDRLEVVGELYGSNSAAVQRQLLKDYLADNPVPELIIGGAVSTEVAVNELRQPLAEGKTRILSSYLTHGVYRALLRGKILMANSDQMRLQGKMSIDAAHRWQQGEILPKVMGPSIISLTPGYHLDLVDDSLSSPGFMPIYEVTAEPNR; this is encoded by the coding sequence GTGTTAACCCCATCCCGTGCCGCACTATTTGCCACTCTGTTTCTTGCCTCCAAACCGCTATATGCAGCTCCCTTTAAGGTATGTGCCCTCTATCCACACCTGAAAGACAGTTACTGGATAAGCGTTAACCAGGGCATGGCCGAGCGCGCCAAAGAATATGGGATGGCACTGAAGGTGATGGAAGCCGGTGGGTACGCCAATCAGGATACTCAGGTTGAGCAGTTCTACAAATGCCAAGCCTGGGGCGCCGATCTGGTTCTGCTGGGCAGTGTCAGCTATCAGATTGATCCAAGAATCAAGAGTCAGTTCAATAAGACCCCCACTCTGGCCGTCATCAACCAGGTAGAGCCGGACTCTGTAATAGCCACCGTAGGCGTGTCCTGGTATGAGATGGGTAAAAACCTGGGCTTATTTATCAATAGCCGCTTTAAACCAAACAGCCGGGTAAAGACCCTGATCATGTATGGTCCCCGGGGACGCGGAGGCAATCAGTTTATTAATAAAGGGGTGAGTGACGCCGTCGAGCCAGACAGGCTTGAAGTGGTTGGTGAGCTTTATGGAAGCAACAGTGCCGCCGTTCAGCGGCAGTTGCTCAAAGACTACCTGGCGGACAATCCGGTTCCGGAACTTATCATCGGCGGCGCAGTATCGACGGAGGTGGCTGTAAATGAACTTCGTCAGCCCCTTGCCGAGGGTAAAACCAGGATATTAAGCAGTTACCTGACCCACGGGGTCTACCGGGCCCTGCTCAGGGGTAAGATTCTGATGGCAAATTCCGATCAGATGCGGCTGCAGGGCAAGATGTCCATCGATGCGGCGCACCGCTGGCAACAGGGAGAAATCCTGCCCAAGGTGATGGGGCCCAGCATCATCAGTCTGACCCCGGGGTACCATCTTGATCTGGTGGACGACAGCCTCTCCAGCCCCGGCTTCATGCCGATTTACGAAGTCACCGCCGAGCCGAACAGATAA